Proteins co-encoded in one Flavivirga eckloniae genomic window:
- a CDS encoding T9SS type A sorting domain-containing protein, with amino-acid sequence MNNTTIHFFRIKKLLLLVGIFMFITSAFSQNISSLESLRDNYSEQIAIPSKQLDLLKKLPDNLRFPITINEEQFTLILEKKSYRSKNYKVLLQVEGGGFKALDPGPVNTYKGYIEELPDHLVGAAVSKEATHIEILSPNNNTIEITSENSVLSKTSAIKSMVVQKKSSKDIIRGCGLDHSSEEHETNHKTSKTTTSKVLAGETVKQAELAFDVAYNAYTNRYSSDVTAINTNINVLMQQINTLWIRDVMVEHTLGTVVIRTSAVDCPYESTGNTLATRETLAYFRDYWNGGPHGLTHNLATLILGAGGGGGWAYVGTVSEAGRYSLADGGNKDTWRGFARHEIGHTWGLSHGHGNQELDPGASETGIMWGGSHTRASSDEVTTMLAERNSSGLTDIGPYTAANIPPYGFKDLVSYDNTAGGTGLVINVLANDHDANADNLVVDSFNTTSNFGATITRSPGDPNKLLYQPPSQFSGKDWFYYYVSDEQVTNWGLVTIDVAGAYNVDPNAEVFHYDLGTPTSAVEPGWIGISPETNGDIYWSTMVSAIDRGDISGVNAINQDFVTSSSPIVFNHKLKNGTWTIIMNMGDHTTAHDNMQVKVEGQIVDSNVSNTPGSYPYVRATDVVMTDGELNIEISDEGGADPNWVWNRLSIELKPGTASPEYFVNIHQQKYNYDLGAVGGPLENNWTAITPIIEGDIYWSGPVSTLDRGAGGINNINRDFIYSTEPRTLSHKIKNGIWDVKMNLGDKNQLRDNMKVIIEGVVAGNNVTSNSSVFTEVRNANIKVTDGELNIELSDLGGTNNEWVWNRLSLTRVSDLPDPTESDQDGDGVLDINDLCPDTPRNTVVEATGCVKVLSSEDYLKKTTRIHPNPTTGILNLSFGSEILNSEVDVHVISVTGQVMKTFKVDRLKDNVQTLDVSNLPKGFYLLTIVIDGKLTTNQKVVLK; translated from the coding sequence ATGAACAACACTACGATACACTTTTTTCGCATAAAAAAGCTACTTCTTTTAGTAGGCATTTTTATGTTTATTACGAGTGCTTTTTCTCAAAACATCTCATCGCTTGAGAGTTTGAGAGACAACTACTCAGAACAAATAGCAATTCCATCAAAGCAACTTGATCTTTTAAAAAAATTACCAGATAATTTACGTTTTCCTATAACGATCAATGAGGAACAATTCACATTGATTCTTGAGAAAAAGTCATATCGAAGTAAGAATTATAAAGTGTTGCTTCAGGTAGAAGGTGGTGGTTTTAAAGCTTTAGATCCGGGACCGGTAAATACCTATAAAGGTTATATAGAAGAGCTTCCCGATCATCTTGTTGGAGCTGCGGTAAGCAAAGAAGCCACACATATAGAAATATTGTCACCAAATAACAATACCATTGAAATTACCTCCGAAAATTCAGTTTTAAGTAAGACTTCGGCTATTAAATCGATGGTGGTGCAAAAGAAATCATCTAAAGACATTATTAGAGGTTGTGGTCTTGATCATAGCTCAGAAGAGCATGAAACAAATCACAAAACATCAAAAACGACAACCTCAAAAGTATTGGCTGGCGAAACAGTAAAACAAGCAGAGCTAGCTTTCGATGTGGCTTACAATGCTTATACTAACAGATATAGTAGTGATGTTACAGCCATTAATACTAATATTAATGTGCTTATGCAACAAATAAATACACTTTGGATTCGAGATGTTATGGTAGAGCATACGTTGGGAACTGTGGTAATAAGAACATCTGCTGTAGATTGCCCATACGAGTCTACAGGGAATACACTAGCTACTAGAGAAACATTGGCATATTTTAGGGATTATTGGAATGGAGGACCCCATGGGCTTACTCATAATTTAGCAACGCTTATTCTGGGTGCCGGTGGTGGCGGTGGATGGGCATATGTTGGAACCGTTTCTGAAGCTGGGAGGTATTCTTTAGCAGATGGAGGCAATAAAGATACATGGCGAGGTTTTGCGAGACATGAAATAGGGCATACCTGGGGGTTGAGCCACGGCCATGGAAACCAAGAACTTGATCCTGGTGCTAGCGAAACAGGTATCATGTGGGGCGGATCACATACCAGAGCTTCTAGTGATGAGGTTACAACTATGTTGGCAGAACGTAATAGCAGCGGTTTAACAGATATTGGTCCCTATACAGCAGCTAATATTCCTCCTTACGGATTTAAAGATTTAGTGAGTTATGATAATACGGCTGGGGGTACTGGCCTTGTTATAAATGTATTAGCAAATGACCATGATGCCAATGCCGATAATCTTGTTGTAGATTCCTTTAACACAACTAGTAATTTTGGAGCTACTATTACAAGAAGTCCAGGTGATCCTAATAAATTACTGTATCAACCACCAAGTCAATTTTCAGGAAAAGATTGGTTTTATTATTATGTGAGTGATGAACAAGTGACAAACTGGGGATTGGTTACAATAGATGTAGCTGGAGCTTATAATGTAGATCCTAATGCCGAGGTATTTCATTATGACTTAGGGACACCTACTTCTGCAGTAGAACCCGGATGGATTGGAATAAGTCCAGAGACCAATGGCGATATTTATTGGTCTACTATGGTAAGTGCCATAGATAGAGGTGATATAAGTGGGGTAAATGCTATTAACCAGGATTTTGTTACTTCCAGTAGTCCGATTGTTTTCAACCATAAACTTAAAAACGGAACATGGACAATAATCATGAATATGGGCGACCATACAACAGCACACGACAATATGCAGGTAAAAGTAGAAGGTCAAATTGTCGATTCAAATGTATCAAATACGCCAGGCAGCTATCCATATGTTAGAGCTACCGATGTGGTTATGACGGATGGGGAATTAAATATTGAAATATCGGATGAAGGAGGTGCAGATCCTAACTGGGTTTGGAATAGACTTTCTATAGAGTTAAAACCAGGTACAGCCTCGCCAGAGTATTTTGTAAATATTCACCAACAAAAATATAACTATGATCTCGGAGCTGTGGGAGGTCCTTTAGAAAATAACTGGACGGCTATTACACCTATTATAGAAGGGGATATTTATTGGTCTGGACCTGTTAGTACACTTGATAGAGGTGCTGGTGGTATTAATAACATAAATCGCGATTTTATTTATTCAACAGAGCCCAGAACGCTTAGTCATAAAATAAAGAATGGAATTTGGGATGTTAAGATGAATTTAGGAGATAAAAACCAGCTTAGGGACAATATGAAAGTAATAATAGAAGGTGTAGTTGCTGGTAATAATGTAACCAGTAATTCTTCTGTTTTTACCGAAGTTAGAAATGCGAATATAAAAGTAACAGATGGTGAGTTGAATATAGAATTATCAGATCTAGGAGGAACCAATAATGAATGGGTTTGGAACCGACTTTCTTTAACGCGTGTAAGTGATTTGCCTGATCCAACAGAGAGCGATCAGGATGGCGATGGTGTTCTGGATATAAATGATTTATGCCCTGATACGCCTAGGAATACAGTAGTAGAAGCAACAGGTTGTGTAAAAGTGTTATCGAGTGAGGATTATTTGAAAAAAACAACACGTATTCACCCTAACCCAACAACTGGTATTCTGAATTTGAGTTTTGGAAGTGAGATTTTAAATTCCGAAGTAGATGTACATGTTATATCCGTTACAGGTCAGGTAATGAAAACCTTCAAAGTTGATCGATTAAAAGACAATGTACAAACTCTTGATGTTAGTAATTTACCCAAAGGATTCTACCTTCTTACTATTGTTATAGATGGAAAGTTAACAACAAATCAAAAAGTAGTACTAAAATAA
- the leuB gene encoding 3-isopropylmalate dehydrogenase, protein MKLNIAVLPGDGIGPEVTAQAVKALKAIAVEFNHIFTFETGLVGAAAIEKTGDPLPEETIRICENADAILFGAIGDTKYDNDPNAEIRPEQGLLGIRKVLDLYTNIRPVIAYEDLLNKSSLKKKQIKDTNILIYRELTSGIYFGEKKMGDDKASDICEYTRFEIERIAHLAFKAAQSRKHKLALVDKSNVLASSRLWRKVVQELAPQYPDVKLDCLYIDNAAMELIINPRQFDVILTENMFGDILSEEASVIVGSIGLLASASTGDKHAMFEPIHGAYTKAANKGIANPIASILSAAMLLDHFELHEEADLIRDGVDKSLKLHITTPDLNTKYEHITTTKVGDFIEDFINNPDETNLNFTNIHLGQSTII, encoded by the coding sequence ATGAAATTAAATATTGCCGTTTTACCGGGCGATGGTATAGGTCCAGAAGTTACAGCTCAAGCCGTAAAGGCGTTGAAGGCTATTGCTGTGGAGTTTAACCATATATTTACTTTCGAAACCGGTTTGGTAGGTGCTGCTGCTATAGAGAAAACAGGAGATCCTTTACCGGAAGAAACTATACGTATTTGCGAAAACGCTGATGCTATTTTGTTTGGTGCTATTGGAGACACAAAATATGACAACGACCCCAATGCTGAAATACGACCGGAACAGGGTCTTTTAGGTATTCGTAAAGTATTGGATTTATATACTAATATAAGACCTGTTATTGCTTATGAAGATTTACTAAACAAATCCTCATTAAAGAAGAAACAGATTAAGGATACCAATATTCTTATTTATCGCGAACTTACCAGTGGTATTTATTTTGGCGAAAAAAAGATGGGTGATGATAAGGCTTCTGATATTTGTGAATACACCCGTTTTGAAATAGAACGTATTGCACATTTGGCTTTTAAAGCAGCACAATCGAGAAAGCACAAACTGGCTTTGGTTGATAAATCTAATGTTTTGGCAAGCTCTCGTTTATGGCGTAAAGTGGTTCAAGAGTTAGCGCCTCAATATCCTGATGTTAAGTTAGATTGTCTTTATATTGACAACGCTGCTATGGAACTTATTATTAACCCCAGACAGTTTGATGTTATTTTAACCGAAAACATGTTTGGAGATATCTTGTCTGAAGAGGCAAGCGTTATAGTAGGCTCTATAGGTTTATTGGCATCGGCATCAACCGGCGACAAGCATGCTATGTTCGAGCCTATACACGGTGCTTATACGAAGGCAGCCAATAAAGGCATTGCAAACCCTATTGCATCCATTTTATCTGCAGCCATGTTATTAGATCATTTTGAATTACATGAAGAAGCAGACTTAATTAGAGATGGTGTAGATAAATCTCTAAAGCTTCATATTACAACACCAGATTTAAATACAAAATACGAACATATTACGACCACTAAAGTTGGTGATTTTATTGAGGATTTTATAAATAATCCTGATGAAACCAATCTTAACTTTACTAACATACATCTAGGACAGTCCACAATCATTTAA
- a CDS encoding 2-isopropylmalate synthase: MSNNNVQIFDTTLRDGEQVPGCKLNTEQKLIIAEQLDNLGVDIIEAGFPVSSPGDFKSVDAISKIVKNATVCGLTRSVENDIKVAAEALKHAKTPRIHTGIGTSDSHIKFKFKSTQEDIIERAVKAVSYAKSFVEDVEFYAEDAGRTDNEYLARVCEAVIKAGATVLNIPDTTGYCLPHEYGAKIKYLKENVKGIDKAILSCHCHNDLGLATANSIEGVINGARQIECTINGIGERAGNTALEEVVMILKQHPYLNLDTRIQTEMLYGISQLVSDSMGIYTQPNKAIVGANAFAHSSGIHQDGVIKNRETYEIIDPKDVGVTESAIVLTARSGRAALAYRAKNIGYELTKLQLDEIYLNFLNFADKKKEVDDNDIHQIIENSKVYKEITSA, from the coding sequence ATGTCGAATAATAACGTCCAAATTTTTGATACAACGCTTCGAGATGGCGAGCAAGTTCCTGGCTGTAAGTTAAACACTGAGCAAAAATTAATTATTGCAGAACAGTTGGATAATTTAGGGGTAGATATTATTGAAGCTGGCTTTCCCGTATCGAGTCCTGGTGATTTTAAATCGGTTGATGCTATTTCTAAAATTGTAAAAAACGCAACAGTTTGTGGTTTAACCAGATCTGTTGAAAATGATATAAAAGTAGCTGCCGAAGCATTAAAGCATGCTAAAACACCAAGAATTCATACTGGTATTGGGACATCCGATTCTCATATAAAATTTAAATTTAAATCGACACAAGAAGATATTATTGAACGTGCTGTTAAAGCCGTGAGTTATGCAAAATCTTTTGTTGAGGACGTTGAGTTTTATGCAGAAGATGCTGGAAGAACGGATAATGAGTATTTAGCACGAGTCTGTGAAGCCGTTATTAAAGCGGGAGCAACAGTTTTAAACATTCCAGACACTACTGGTTATTGTTTACCACATGAGTATGGTGCGAAAATTAAATACTTAAAGGAAAACGTAAAGGGTATTGATAAAGCTATTTTATCTTGCCATTGCCATAACGATTTAGGCTTAGCAACTGCCAACTCAATTGAAGGTGTTATTAATGGTGCGAGACAAATTGAATGTACTATTAATGGTATTGGAGAGCGTGCCGGAAATACGGCATTAGAGGAAGTTGTTATGATTTTAAAACAACACCCATATTTAAACCTAGATACCAGAATACAAACCGAAATGCTTTACGGCATAAGTCAGTTGGTTTCAGATAGTATGGGTATTTATACACAGCCAAACAAAGCTATTGTTGGCGCTAATGCATTTGCGCATAGTTCTGGAATTCATCAGGATGGTGTTATTAAAAATCGTGAGACTTACGAGATTATAGACCCCAAGGATGTTGGTGTAACAGAGTCTGCTATTGTATTAACTGCAAGAAGCGGAAGGGCTGCTTTAGCATACAGAGCAAAAAATATTGGATATGAGTTAACCAAACTTCAGTTGGATGAAATTTATTTAAATTTCTTAAATTTTGCCGACAAGAAGAAAGAGGTTGATGATAATGATATCCATCAAATTATAGAAAACAGCAAAGTATATAAAGAAATTACTTCTGCTTAA